A genomic region of Chloracidobacterium sp. contains the following coding sequences:
- the sdhB gene encoding succinate dehydrogenase iron-sulfur subunit — MTAVHHEKARLDNPPAKIKFKIQRREREGGPTRWETFEIPYRRNLNIISALMDIRKNPVTADGKQTTPPVWDMSCLEQVCGICTMVIDGRVRQSCSALIDDLLLRSNSDTVTLQPMSKFPNVRDLKVDRSRMFDHLKQVEAWIELDGTYDLGPGPHIPNETAQERYVYSRCMTCGCCLEACPQYSGEQYIGPQAIAQARLFNMHPTGKITKTERLNGLMGDDGITNCGNAQNCMQVCPMNIPLPKVIYETNRDITVDALFGWLKK, encoded by the coding sequence ATGACAGCTGTTCATCACGAAAAGGCGCGGCTTGACAACCCTCCCGCGAAGATCAAATTCAAGATCCAACGACGGGAGCGCGAGGGCGGGCCGACGCGCTGGGAAACCTTCGAAATACCGTATAGGCGAAACCTAAACATCATTTCAGCACTCATGGACATTCGCAAGAATCCGGTGACCGCCGACGGGAAACAAACAACACCGCCGGTCTGGGACATGTCGTGCCTCGAGCAGGTCTGCGGTATCTGCACTATGGTGATCGATGGCCGCGTGCGCCAGTCGTGCTCTGCGTTGATAGACGATCTGCTGCTTCGATCGAATAGCGACACCGTGACCTTGCAGCCGATGTCAAAGTTTCCGAATGTGCGAGACCTTAAGGTAGACCGGTCGAGAATGTTTGACCATCTCAAGCAGGTCGAGGCTTGGATAGAATTGGACGGCACATATGATCTCGGTCCGGGGCCGCATATCCCGAATGAGACTGCCCAGGAACGTTATGTCTATTCGCGATGCATGACGTGCGGCTGCTGTCTTGAAGCCTGTCCTCAATATAGCGGTGAGCAATACATTGGCCCGCAGGCAATTGCGCAGGCAAGGCTGTTTAATATGCATCCCACGGGCAAGATCACGAAGACCGAACGCCTGAATGGCCTGATGGGCGATGATGGGATAACAAACTGCGGGAACGCGCAGAACTGCATGCAGGTTTGTCCGATGAACATTCCACTGCCCAAGGTCATTTATGAGACCAACCGTGATATCACTGTGGACGCCCTGTTTGGCTGGCTGAAGAAATAA
- the sdhA gene encoding succinate dehydrogenase flavoprotein subunit: MARGLKIAIVGGGLAGLAAAMKIAEAGHDVDLISVVPVKRSHSVCAQGGINGAVNTKGEGDSPAKHLDDTVYGGDFLANQPPVKRMCDMAPEIIYLFDRMGVPFSRTKEGLMDFRRFGGTLHHRTAFSGASTGQQLLYALDEQVRRWEVAGKVTKYEGWEMVSLVLDDNQVCRGLVAMNLQSLELKSFSADAVIMATGGPGLIFGKSTNSMTCTGSATSACYQQGARYANGEFIQVHPTSIPGEDKLRLMSESARGEGGRVWVPKADGDARNPRDIPESERWYFLEEKYPAYGNLVPRDIATREIFQVCIEGHGVGGENQVYLDLTHIPAQTLTERLGAILEIYEMFVGDDPRFVPMRIFPGVHYSMGGLWVDFEQRTNIPGLFAAGECDYSIHGANRLGANSLVSCVYGGFVSAPSAIEYAKNVERGTTESNGIHDSELKRQQEINDAIISSEGGENQYKLHEELGKVMTDNATVVRYNDRLQATDDKIRELQERFQKISINDSNLWATQAVPHARQLKNMFELARVIALGALNRNESRGAHYKPDFPDRDDENFLKTTIAEYAVEAPVLSYEPVDISLIEPRKRDYSKGKK, from the coding sequence GCGAGGGTGATTCGCCGGCGAAGCATCTAGACGACACCGTATATGGTGGCGATTTTCTCGCGAACCAGCCACCTGTCAAGCGAATGTGCGACATGGCGCCCGAGATCATTTACCTATTTGATCGAATGGGCGTCCCATTTTCGCGGACGAAAGAAGGTTTGATGGATTTTCGCCGCTTTGGCGGGACGCTGCATCATCGCACGGCGTTTTCGGGGGCGTCGACGGGACAACAGCTTCTCTACGCGCTGGACGAACAGGTTCGCCGATGGGAGGTTGCCGGCAAGGTCACGAAATACGAAGGCTGGGAGATGGTCTCGCTAGTGCTCGATGATAATCAGGTCTGTCGAGGCCTCGTAGCGATGAACTTGCAGTCGCTGGAATTGAAGTCATTCTCGGCTGATGCGGTCATAATGGCGACAGGCGGACCCGGACTGATCTTCGGTAAATCGACCAATTCGATGACGTGTACCGGCTCGGCAACATCAGCCTGTTATCAACAGGGAGCAAGATACGCAAATGGCGAGTTCATTCAGGTGCACCCGACGTCGATTCCCGGTGAGGACAAGCTGAGGCTGATGAGTGAATCGGCCCGCGGCGAGGGCGGCCGCGTTTGGGTACCGAAGGCCGACGGCGATGCGCGAAATCCGCGTGATATTCCCGAGAGCGAGCGTTGGTATTTCCTGGAGGAAAAATATCCTGCGTATGGCAATCTGGTTCCGCGTGACATCGCGACGCGCGAGATATTCCAGGTCTGTATCGAGGGCCATGGAGTCGGGGGCGAAAATCAGGTCTATCTGGATCTGACACATATTCCGGCCCAGACGCTGACCGAACGGCTTGGTGCAATTCTTGAGATCTACGAGATGTTCGTCGGTGACGACCCGCGATTTGTGCCAATGCGTATTTTTCCCGGCGTGCATTATTCCATGGGCGGATTGTGGGTCGATTTTGAACAGCGGACAAATATCCCCGGACTCTTCGCCGCGGGTGAATGCGATTATTCGATACACGGCGCGAATCGGCTTGGGGCCAACTCGCTTGTTTCCTGTGTTTACGGCGGCTTCGTTTCGGCGCCTTCGGCCATTGAGTATGCGAAAAACGTCGAACGCGGGACTACGGAAAGCAACGGCATTCATGACTCGGAGCTAAAGCGCCAACAAGAGATCAACGACGCCATCATCAGCAGCGAAGGTGGTGAGAATCAGTACAAGCTGCACGAAGAACTCGGCAAGGTGATGACCGACAATGCAACCGTAGTTCGCTACAACGACCGGCTGCAGGCGACAGACGATAAGATCCGTGAACTGCAGGAGCGCTTTCAAAAGATCTCGATCAATGATTCTAATCTCTGGGCGACACAGGCGGTGCCACATGCGAGGCAGCTAAAGAACATGTTCGAACTGGCGCGCGTCATTGCACTCGGAGCACTGAACCGCAACGAATCGCGCGGCGCACATTACAAGCCTGATTTTCCGGATCGCGATGACGAGAATTTCCTAAAGACGACGATCGCGGAGTATGCAGTCGAGGCTCCTGTGTTGAGCTATGAACCGGTCGACATCTCGCTGATCGAGCCGCGAAAACGCGATTATTCCAAGGGTAAGAAATGA